The Ziziphus jujuba cultivar Dongzao chromosome 7, ASM3175591v1 genome includes a region encoding these proteins:
- the LOC107424175 gene encoding uncharacterized protein LOC107424175 has product MASLALPSFTSSISVPGIRPKSLKLFKPSNVFHVLTSPGFSLKDSPVCCTKLSLGETSPATYAPSGSAGDYLLKKTSDIFETLNSDTIAETPEISSEKTAGTKDLAVLGLQLLKWPMWLLGPSILLITGMIPTLWLPISSIFLGPNIASLLSLIGLDCIFNLGATLFLLMADSCARPEVSKQTCNSKAPFSYQFWNIFATVTGFIIPLVMMLGSQKGFLQPLSSISFAVLLGPYLLLLSVQVLTEMLTWHWQSPVWLVTPVVYESYRLLQLMRGLKLGTELSAPTWIMHTIRVLVSWWVLILGMQLMRVAWFAGFTARRHQQHLSSADD; this is encoded by the coding sequence ATGGCATCCTTAGCTCTACCTTCATTTACATCTTCCATTAGTGTCCCTGGGATTAGGCCCAAAagccttaaactctttaaaccCTCAAATGTCTTTCATGTACTCACTTCCCCTGGTTTTTCCCTGAAAGATTCCCCTGTTTGCTGCACAAAATTGTCTCTTGGGGAGACTTCACCTGCCACATATGCACCCAGTGGCAGTGCTGGTGATTACCTCTTGAAGAAAACCTCCGACATCTTTGAAACCCTTAATTCTGACACCATAGCTGAAACGCCAGAAATCAGCTCTGAAAAGACAGCTGGCACAAAAGATCTGGCAGTTCTGGGGCTTCAGTTACTCAAATGGCCAATGTGGCTTTTGGGTCCTTCTATTCTTCTCATTACAGGCATGATTCCGACCTTGTGGCTACCAATATCTTCCATATTCCTTGGCCCCAACATAGCAAGCCTGCTTTCCTTGATTGGACTTGATTGCATATTCAATCTTGGTGCAACCCTTTTCCTCCTCATGGCTGATTCTTGTGCCCGACCAGAAGTCTCAAAGCAAACTTGCAACAGCAAGGCTCCATTCAGTTACCAGTTCTGGAATATATTTGCAACTGTAACTGGATTCATCATCCCATTAGTGATGATGCTTGGCTCACAAAAGGGCTTCCTCCAACCCCTGTCTTCCATCTCATTTGCGGTTTTATTGGGTCCCTATCTTCTACTGCTGTCGGTACAGGTTCTGACTGAGATGCTGACATGGCATTGGCAATCACCAGTTTGGCTGGTGACCCCAGTGGTGTATGAGTCATACCGTCTGTTGCAGCTGATGAGGGGTTTGAAGCTTGGAACTGAGCTCAGTGCACCAACATGGATAATGCACACAATCAGGGTTCTGGTGTCATGGTGGGTGCTTATTCTTGGTATGCAGCTGATGAGGGTAGCTTGGTTTGCTGGCTTCACTGCTCGGCGGCATCAACAACACCTATCTTCTGCTGACGATTAG
- the LOC107424176 gene encoding phosphatidate cytidylyltransferase 4, chloroplastic translates to MAVASHLDIERCKLIPLSLSSFCACPCSCRPLSSKFLVLSRPITKFGHLRLVLDGPQAKGSIRLSRSVVSVHRHFITAMARAEPESLDEGNAKQEVDKGQTMSMNEDTISQSQPKKNQLKKRVVFGLGIGVTVGGVVLAGGWVFTMALAAAVFVGAREYFELVRSRGITAGMTPPPRYVSRVCSVICALMPILTLYLGQIDVSVTSAAFVLATALLLQRGNPRFAQLSSAMFGLFYCGYLPCFWVKLRCGLAAPALNTGVGRSWPVLLGGQAHWTVGLVATLISFSSIIAADTCAFMGGKAIGRTPLTSVSPKKTWEGTIVGLGGCIAISAVLSRVFSWPRSLPSAIAFGILNFFGSIFGDLTESMIKRDAGVKDSGSLIPGHGGILDRVDSYIFTGALAYSFVKTFLPLYGV, encoded by the exons ATGGCGGTGGCGTCTCATTTAGACATTGAACGGTGCAAGCTCATCCCTCTCTCCCTTTCTTCCTTCTGCGCATGTCCTTGCTCATGCCGACCACTATCCTCTAAATTCCTAGTTTTGAGTCGACCCATTACGAAATTCGGCCACCTGCGCTTGGTCCTCGATGGTCCTCAAGCTAAAGGTTCGATTCGGCTCAGCCGAAGTGTCGTCTCGGTGCATCGCCACTTCATCACGGCTATGGCTCGAGCGGAGCCGGAGAGTCTCGACGAAGGCAATGCCAAGCAG GAAGTTGACAAAGGCCAAACAATGTCAATGAACGAGGATACAATCTCACAGAGTCAACCGAAAAAAAATCAGCTAAAGAAAAGGGTTGTTTTTGGACTTGGCATAGGAGTAACTGTTGGTGGTGTTGTATTGGCTGGAGGGTGGGTGTTCACTATGGCTCTGGCTGCTGCAGTTTTCGTTGGTGCACGTGAGTATTTTGAATTAGTTAGAAGTCGTGGAATCACTGCAGGAATGACACCTCCTCCTCGTTACGTATCACGAGTTTGTTCTGTTATCTGTGCTCTTATGCCCATACTTACCTT GTATCTAGGTCAAATTGATGTTTCTGTGACATCTGCTGCATTTGTCCTTGCTACGGCATTGCTTTTGCAGAGAGGGAATCCTCGTTTTGCACAGCTCAGTAGTGCCATGTTTGGGTTATTTTATTGTGGATATCTTCCATGTTTCTGGGTCAAGCTTCGATGTGGTTTAGCAGCACCTGCCCTAAACACTG GAGTAGGAAGATCCTGGCCTGTTCTTCTTGGTGGCCAAGCTCATTGGACAGTTGGTCTTGTAGCAACTCTAATTTCTTTTAGCAGCATAATTGCAGCAGACACTTGTGCTTTTATGGGGGGCAAG GCAATTGGTAGGACGCCACTTACCAGTGTTAGTCCGAAGAAGACATGGGAGGGAACAATTGTAGGTTTGGGTGGTTGTATAGCCATTTCTGCTGTATTATCAAGGGTTTTTAGCTGGCCAAGATCATTGCCCAG TGCAATAGCTTTCGGAATTCTGAATTTCTTTGGGTCTATATTTGGTGATCTTACGGAATCAATGATTAAACGCGATGCTGGTGTGAAGGACTCTGGTTCTTTGATACCAGGACACG GTGGAATACTAGATAGAGTGGACAGTTACATATTCACAGGAGCTCTTGCTTACTCTTTCGTCAAAACCTTCCTGCCACTTTACGGAGTTTGA
- the LOC107424190 gene encoding uncharacterized protein LOC107424190, which produces MPKDDTSESEAEQTSANSSGSEEGENAVDGQQHEGMADYEKQRLSRIAENRARMEALGLRKMASSIMGSSRNLRSNKGKAKVVEEDEDYRPEEEGPSSSSEEEQGNEDGDYLGERTSVSQLKKLKKKGPTPKKKAAAQKHPSNSDYVDDDEAMRQAIALSLQTSAEASSVVRNRSSGRSEIKGKTQIQEDKAMRKRKKSFASRLQMTEDELVLHFFQFDDEWKGGISIRDVERVANAHDFTWSDKELADMINCFDSDGDRKLSLDDFRKIATRCNMIKECEDS; this is translated from the exons ATGCCAAAAGACGACACGTCAGAATCGGAAGCCGAGCAAACCTCTGCGAACTCCTCCGGCTCGGAGGAGGGGGAAAACGCAGTCGATGGGCAACAACATGAAGGAATGGCAGATTACGAGAAGCAGAGGCTATCAAGAATTGCAGAGAACAGGGCAAGAATGGAAGCCCTGGGTCTGCGCAAAATGGCTTCCTCGATCATGGGTTCCTCTCGGAATTTGAGGTCGAATAAGGGGAAAGCGAAGGTTGTTGAGGAAGATGAAGATTATAGGCCTGAGGAAGAGGGACCCAGTTCTTCTAGTGAAGAAGAACAAGGGAATGAGGATGGGGATTATTTGGGTGAAAGAACTTCTGTGTCACAACTAAAAAAG TTGAAGAAGAAAGGTCCGACACCGAAGAAGAAAGCTGCTGCTCAAAAGCATCCAAGTAATTCAGATTATGTGGATGACGATGAAGCGATGAGGCAG GCCATTGCTCTTTCTCTTCAAACTTCTGCAGAAGCTTCGAGTGTGGTACGTAATAGGTCTTCAGGGAGATCTGAAATAAAGGGAAAGACACAAATTCAGGAAGATAAAGCAATGAGGAAGAGGAAAAAATCG TTTGCTAGTCGGCTGCAGATGACTGAGGATGAACTAGTTCTGCACTTCTTTCAGTTTGATG ATGAGTGGAAAGGAGGCATTTCGATTAGGGATGTAGAAAGAGTGGCAAATGCTCATGACTTTACGTGGAGCGACAAGGAATTGGCCGACATGATCAATTGCTTCGACAGTGATGGAGATAGAAAG CTAAGCCTCGATGATTTTCGGAAGATTGCTACACGTTGTAACATGATAAAAGAATGCGAAGATTCTTGA
- the LOC107424191 gene encoding vesicle-associated protein 1-2 — MSTGELLSIEPQELQFPFELRKQISCSLQLSNKTDDYVAFKVKTTNPKKYCVRPNTGIVQPRTTCDVIVTMQAQKEAPPDMQCKDKFLLQSVVTNPGTTAKDITPEMFSKESGHPVEECKLRVLYVAPPRPPSPVREGSEEGSSPRASISDNGNLNPSDFGVVSRASAERYEPQDNSSETKALILKLTEEKNSAIQQNRQLQQELELLRRGGRKGHGGIPFIYVIVVGLIGIILGYLLKKT, encoded by the exons ATGAGTACCGGCGAGCTTCTCAGTATTGAACCCCAAGAGCTTCAATTCCCCT ttgaattGCGGAAGCAGATCTCATGCTCTCTGCAACTCTCGAATAAAACTGATGACTACGTCGCTTTTAAG gtaaaaacAACAAATCCAAAGAAGTATTGTGTTAGACCCAACACTGGAATTGTGCAGCCAAGGACTACATGTGATGTTATAG TGACAATGCAAGCGCAAAAGGAGGCACCTCCAGATATGCAGTGTAAGGACAAGTTCCTTCTTCAGAGCGTAGTCACAAACCCGGGTACTACGGCAAAAGATATCACACCAGAGATG TTTAGTAAGGAGTCAGGTCATCCTGTTGAAGAGTGTAAATTGAGGGTTCTCTATGTTGCTCCACCTCGGCCGCCATCCCCAGTTCGAGAAGGATCAGAGGAAGGTTCATCTCCCAGGGCTTCAATATCAGACAATGGGAATCTGAATCCCTCTGATTTTGGAGTG GTTTCAAGAGCTTCTGCTGAGCGGTATGAGCCTCAAGATAACTCGTCTGAG aCGAAGGCACTTATTTTAAAGCTGACTGAGGAGAAAAATTCTGCTATTCAGCAAAACAGGCAGCTTCAGCAAGAACTG GAGCTTTTAAGGCGCGGGGGCAGGAAGGGCCATGGTGGTATCCCATTCATATATGTTATTGTGGTTGGCTTGATTGGCATAATTTTGGGGTATCTTTTGAAGAAGACATGA